GCGTACGTCGGGGTGAGCCGTACGACGACGGTGCCCTCCGGCGTCACCTCGACGCCGTGCAGCACTCCGAGGTCGGCGAGCGTCAGCATCGGCAGTTCGGGATCGGGGACCTTGGCGGCGATCCGCACCGCCCGCTCCGGTGACGCCGTCACCACGACGCGTCCGGGTGGGCACGGGCGACGCTCTGCAGTTCGGCGAGCAGGGGTGCCAGATGCGGGGTGTGCTGTCCGTTCCTGCCGGAGCCGGGGACCGGGGACGCGGGTGTGTCGAGCGCGGACACGTCGGCGGACCGGTTCAGCCCGGCATCGGCCAGCACATGGAAGAGCTCGAGCCGGGTCCGCGCGGCGACGGCGGCCGGATCGGCGCCGAGGCGGGCGGCCGTACGGTCCGACAGCAACTCGTCCAGCCAGGGGGCGAGGGCCTCCAGCGCAGCCTGCATACGTGCGGCGGACTCGTCGGTGCCATCGCCGAGCCGGACCGTCCACTCCGCGGCCCAACGGTGGTGATAGGCCAGCTCCTTGACGCTCTTCGCGGCGATCGCGGCCAGCACCGGGTCGGGTGCGGTGGCGAGCGCCTCGCACACGGCCAGTCGCCAGACGGACAGCACCAGCAGGCGGGCGACGGTGAACGCGAAGTCGCCGCCCGGCAGTTCGGTGAGGCGTATGTTGCGGAAGTCCACAGGGGCGCGGAAGTAGGCGTACGCGTCCTCGCCACGGCCCGTGCCGTCGGCCCGACCCGCCCTGGCGTACAGCAGACGCGCCTGGCCGAGGAGGTCGAGTCCGATGTTGGCCAGCGCCAGCTCCTCCTCCAACTCCGGGGCGCGGGTGCACCATTCGGCCAGCCGTTGTGCGGACACCAGGGCGTCGTCGCCGAGCGCCAGACAGCAGGCGGCCAGGTCTTCCGCGTCGACTCCGTCCGGCACCGTCTGGTCGATCCCGTGCAGGGGGTCGGTGAACCCGGTGCCGAATGCCCACCGCGCGCCGTCGCCGTCGACGTACAGGTCCTCGTCGGTCATGCGCTGCTCCTCAAAGTTCCGGGGGGTCCCTAGATGTGGGGGACGTCGTCGGGGATGTCGTAGAAGGTGGGGTGCCGGTAGACCTTGTCGCCGCTGGGCGCGAAGAAGGGATCCTTCTCGTCGGGCGCGGAGGCGGCGATGGTGTCCGAGCGCACGGCCCAGATGCTCACTCCCTCGTTGCGCCGGGTGTAGAGATCGCGGGCGTGCAGCAGGGCCATGTCGTCGTCGGCGGCGCGCAGGGAGCCGACGTGGACGTGGTTGAGCCCGCGCTTGCCGCGCACGAACACCTCGTACAGCGGCCAGTCGGCCTTGCTCGTCGGGCTCATGCCGTCGCTCCTTGCCGTGACCGGGCGGTGCGCTTGGCGGCGTGCGCGGTGGCGGCCCGCCGGACCCAGGCGCCCTCCTCGTGCGCGGCCCGGCGGCGGGCGATCCGCTCGGTGTTGCACGGTCCGGCACCGGAGACGACCCGCTTCAGCTCGTCCCAGTCGGGGGTGGAGAAGTCGTGGTGGCCGCGCTCCTCGTTCCACCGCAGGCCCGGGTCGGGCAGGGTGACGCCCAGCTTCGCCGCCTGCGGGACGGTCATGTCGACGAAGCGCTGCCGCAGGACGTCGTTGGAGTGCCGCTTGATCCTCCAGGCCATGGAACGCGCCGAGTTGGGGGAGTCGTCGTCGGGCGGTCCGAACATCATCAGGGACGGCCACCACCAGCGGTCGACGGCGTCCTGCACCATGGCGCGCTGCTCGTCGGTGCCGCTCATCATGGTCAACAGCAGTTCGTAGCCCTGCCGTTGGTGGAAGGACTCTTCCTTGCACACGCGGACCATGGCGCGTCCGTACGGTCCGTACGAGGTGCGGCACAGCGGGACCTGGTTGCAGATGGCGGCCCCGTCCACGAACCAGCCGATGACTCCGACGTCGGCGAAGGTGCGGGTGGGGTAGTTGAAGATCGAGGAGTACTTCTGGCTGCCGTCGATCAACCGCTCCGTCAGGTCGGTGCGGTCGGCGCCGAGGGTCTCCGCCGCCGAGTAGAGGTAGAGCCCGTGCCCCGCCTCGTCCTGCACCTTGGCGAAGAGGATCGCCTTGCGGCGCAGCGAAGGCGCCCGGGTGATCCACTCGCCCTCCGGCTGCATGCCGATGACCTCGGAGTGGGCGTGCTGGGCGATCTGCCTGACCAGCGTGGCCCGGTAGGCGTCGGGCATCCAGTCGCGGGGCTCGATGCGCTGGTCACGGGCGACCGTGTCCTCGAACGCGGACATGTTCATGGAGGCAGGTGTTTCATGGACGGGTGTCGCTCGCATCGGTGTCTCCGTCTCTTGCACGGGTGCTCCTTTCAAGGGGGACGGGCAGTCAGCGGCCACGGAAGACCGGGCCTCGCCGTTCGAGGAAGGCGGTGACGGCCTCGCGGTGGTCATGGGTGGTGCCGAGCCGCCGCTGGACGACGGACTCGCGCTCCAGCGCCGCCGGCAGGGCCGTGGTGGCCGCCGACCGCAGCAGCGCCTTCGTCTCCCGGTGCGCGGCGGTGGGCCCGGCGGCCAGCGCGCGGGCCAGGGCCGCGCCCTCGGCGGCGGCCGAGCCGTCCGCCACGACGCGGTGCACCAGCCCCCACTGCTCGGCGTCCCACGCGGAGAAGGCGTCGCCGAGCAGCATGAGGCCGGCGGTGCGGGAGGGGCCCAGCTGCCGGGCCAGGGCTCGGGCCACGCCCGAGTCCGAGGCGAGCGCGACACCGCCGAACGCGGTGGCGAAGCGGGCGCCCTCGGCCGCCACACGTACGTCGGCGCAGAGCGCGAGGCCCAGTCCGGCGCCGACACAGGAGCCCTCGACCGCGACGACGAGCGGGATCGCCAGTGCGTGCAGCTCCTTGACCAGCGGGTTGTAGTGGTCGGGGATGTTGGCGAAGGCGGTGGCGGGAGAGGTCTTCAGCAGGTGGGCGTGCTCCTTGAGGTCCTGGCCGACGCAGAAGTGCCGGCCGCGAGCGGTGATCAGGGCCGCCCGCACCTCGCGCCGGGCGTCCGTGGTCAGCCGCCGGGCGGCCATGAGGAGGGCGCCGCGCAGGTGTGCGTCGAGCGCGTTGCCACTTGCGCGTCCGCGCAGTTCGATCACGGCCACGGAGTCGGTGACCTCGTACGACACACCGTGCGACGCGGGGCCCTCGCTCACTGTGGGCGGTCTTTCGCTCACTGCCATCGGTAGAACCCCTGACCGGTCTTGCGGCCCAGCTCACCGCGGGCGACCTTCTCCCGCAGCAGCCGCGGTGGTGCGAACCGTTCGCCGAGCATCGTGTGCAGGTGCTCCGCGATGGCGAGGCGTACGTCGAGTCCCACCACGTCCGTCAGCCGCAGCGGGCCCATCGGGTGCCGGTAGCCGAGGCGCATGGCCGTATCCACGGCCTCGGGGTCGGCGACGCCTTCCTCTACCATGCGGATCGCCTCGAGACCGAGGGCGAGGCCCAGGCGACTGCTGGCGAACCCGGGCGAGTCCTTGACGACGACGTCCTGTTTGCCCAGGGCGTGGGTCCAGTGGACCGCAGCCGCCCGGGTTGCTTCGGTCGTATCGGGGGCCAGGACCAGTTCGACGAGGGCGGACACGGGCACGGGGTTGAAGAAATGCATCCCCAGGAACCGCCCGGGGCTCCGCAGAACCGCCGCGAGTTCGGTGACGGACAGGGCGCTGGTGTTGCTGGCCAGCACGCAATCGTCGTGCACGACATCCTCGGCGGCGGCGAGCAACTCGGCCTTCAGAGCCGCGTCTTCCGGGACGGCCTCGACAACCAGGTCGGCGTCGTGCGGCAGTTCGACGACCGAGGAGACGACGGTGACACGGTCCGGCACTCCGAGGGTCT
This portion of the Streptomyces canus genome encodes:
- the paaC gene encoding 1,2-phenylacetyl-CoA epoxidase subunit PaaC, which produces MTDEDLYVDGDGARWAFGTGFTDPLHGIDQTVPDGVDAEDLAACCLALGDDALVSAQRLAEWCTRAPELEEELALANIGLDLLGQARLLYARAGRADGTGRGEDAYAYFRAPVDFRNIRLTELPGGDFAFTVARLLVLSVWRLAVCEALATAPDPVLAAIAAKSVKELAYHHRWAAEWTVRLGDGTDESAARMQAALEALAPWLDELLSDRTAARLGADPAAVAARTRLELFHVLADAGLNRSADVSALDTPASPVPGSGRNGQHTPHLAPLLAELQSVARAHPDASW
- the paaB gene encoding 1,2-phenylacetyl-CoA epoxidase subunit PaaB, with product MSPTSKADWPLYEVFVRGKRGLNHVHVGSLRAADDDMALLHARDLYTRRNEGVSIWAVRSDTIAASAPDEKDPFFAPSGDKVYRHPTFYDIPDDVPHI
- the paaA gene encoding 1,2-phenylacetyl-CoA epoxidase subunit PaaA; translation: MRATPVHETPASMNMSAFEDTVARDQRIEPRDWMPDAYRATLVRQIAQHAHSEVIGMQPEGEWITRAPSLRRKAILFAKVQDEAGHGLYLYSAAETLGADRTDLTERLIDGSQKYSSIFNYPTRTFADVGVIGWFVDGAAICNQVPLCRTSYGPYGRAMVRVCKEESFHQRQGYELLLTMMSGTDEQRAMVQDAVDRWWWPSLMMFGPPDDDSPNSARSMAWRIKRHSNDVLRQRFVDMTVPQAAKLGVTLPDPGLRWNEERGHHDFSTPDWDELKRVVSGAGPCNTERIARRRAAHEEGAWVRRAATAHAAKRTARSRQGATA
- a CDS encoding enoyl-CoA hydratase/isomerase family protein, giving the protein MAVSERPPTVSEGPASHGVSYEVTDSVAVIELRGRASGNALDAHLRGALLMAARRLTTDARREVRAALITARGRHFCVGQDLKEHAHLLKTSPATAFANIPDHYNPLVKELHALAIPLVVAVEGSCVGAGLGLALCADVRVAAEGARFATAFGGVALASDSGVARALARQLGPSRTAGLMLLGDAFSAWDAEQWGLVHRVVADGSAAAEGAALARALAAGPTAAHRETKALLRSAATTALPAALERESVVQRRLGTTHDHREAVTAFLERRGPVFRGR
- a CDS encoding 3-hydroxyacyl-CoA dehydrogenase family protein, with translation MTSAPAPPPVVGVVGGGRMGAGIAQSFAAAGSRVVVVERDKSAAAAAMERVTKGLRQAAERGTLAGPQTLGVPDRVTVVSSVVELPHDADLVVEAVPEDAALKAELLAAAEDVVHDDCVLASNTSALSVTELAAVLRSPGRFLGMHFFNPVPVSALVELVLAPDTTEATRAAAVHWTHALGKQDVVVKDSPGFASSRLGLALGLEAIRMVEEGVADPEAVDTAMRLGYRHPMGPLRLTDVVGLDVRLAIAEHLHTMLGERFAPPRLLREKVARGELGRKTGQGFYRWQ